In the genome of Terribacillus sp. FSL K6-0262, one region contains:
- a CDS encoding DUF443 family protein — protein sequence MRNTDRGEIRRVKGNNRYRILIYNDEFYVIDIGNSIWRNIFPFLFWLLRNPGYKIDRDVALQLTTHQKIDLSNSLKYGAIGSGIATTFSGFLLPLTDLATIKSSLYLNIIITLLLTGILIWTFLFLMNKQKQRLKRNIDFSHLPTLQIRTSRPKFRLIMRTAFVYLFSLAFSVVCLLAFITESNLYILFVGLLLFLMLLLANGAALDHGKYKINIKSISKLK from the coding sequence ATGAGGAATACAGACAGAGGGGAAATTAGAAGAGTTAAAGGCAATAATAGGTATAGAATCCTCATCTATAATGATGAATTTTATGTTATAGATATAGGGAATTCAATTTGGAGAAACATATTTCCCTTTCTTTTCTGGCTTCTGCGTAATCCTGGCTATAAGATAGATCGCGATGTTGCTTTGCAACTTACCACCCATCAAAAGATAGATCTTAGCAATAGTTTAAAGTACGGCGCTATAGGTTCTGGGATTGCTACAACGTTCTCAGGGTTTTTACTTCCATTAACTGATTTAGCCACTATAAAAAGCTCTTTATATTTAAATATCATTATAACGTTATTACTAACAGGTATACTAATTTGGACTTTCTTATTCCTAATGAATAAACAAAAACAAAGATTGAAAAGAAATATAGACTTTTCCCACTTACCCACTTTGCAGATAAGAACTAGCAGACCAAAGTTTAGACTTATTATGCGGACAGCTTTCGTATATCTGTTTTCCTTAGCTTTCTCTGTTGTTTGTTTACTGGCATTTATAACAGAAAGTAATCTCTATATACTATTTGTTGGGTTATTACTCTTTTTAATGCTTCTTCTTGCTAATGGAGCAGCATTAGATCATGGCAAATACAAGATTAATATAAAGTCTATTTCTAAGCTCAAATAG
- a CDS encoding DUF4176 domain-containing protein — protein sequence MLPIGSIVYLNEGTSKLMILNRGPIIELDGEQKMFDYSACVYPQGLVADSVLYFNEENIDEVIFEGFKDSDEDRFHSLYKQWLEENDIKKGVVSGPLT from the coding sequence ATGCTACCTATCGGCTCAATAGTCTACTTAAATGAAGGAACAAGTAAACTAATGATTTTAAACCGCGGTCCTATCATAGAACTAGATGGAGAACAAAAAATGTTTGATTACTCTGCCTGTGTTTATCCACAAGGACTGGTGGCAGATAGTGTCCTCTACTTTAATGAAGAAAATATTGATGAAGTTATCTTTGAAGGATTTAAAGATAGTGATGAGGATCGTTTCCATTCCTTGTATAAGCAGTGGCTTGAGGAGAATGATATTAAAAAAGGTGTTGTTAGCGGTCCATTGACATAA